The nucleotide window cagagcccgacgcggggctcgaactcacggaccacgagatcatgacctgagccgaagttggccgcttaaccgactgggccacccaggtgccccagtgagcTCTTTTTTGAATTCGCACCTGTCACAAAAGGGAAAGTGAAAGACAGATGGTAAGTTAATTAGGATTAGGTTTGGtcatataaaacagaaaatcaacaaattggCTTAAAGAAGTTTATTTCTGTCTTACATAAGAGAACTGGGATATCAGCAGTCCGGGGCTGGTATGGAGTCTACACAGTCTTAGGGAGTTgggctccttttttctttttgcaaccTATTTTATTTCTGGCTTCCATCGTCAGGATTGCCTCATGGCTCAAGATGGCTCCTAGAACTCCAGTTATCACATTCAAGTtcaagacaggaagaaaagattGGGTAAAAGGGGCACATCTAATTGCATTAACTTCTTTTGAACATCTCCCCAGAAATCCCACACGATAATTATGCCTATAACTCATTGACCAAAACTTAGCCATATAGTCATACTTAATTAtaaaaggaggctgggaaatggggCACATCGCTCCCCTCTACCTCAAATAAAACTGGAGTTCTATTAATAAGGAAtggaaagagaatatatttttggtaaataatGTATAGCATCTGCCAAAGATGTAGAGAGAGACACGTGATTCAAGAAAAGTAGGAGAGagcatatttgtttaaaatattcatacttggtctgctttatttatttacatatcctTTCTGGCTGGTGTAGGTGTTTGCCTTTGCAACTCCTGCTCTCGAGTGTCTAGGACTGTGCCATGCACATAGTAAACGTTTCTTCTCCACTtgcccctgcccctggggccTGCATTGATTGGCTGTGCCTGAGAATTGGTCTGATTCTCCATCAGCACCATTGCTGGTGTGATGTTTTGTTGGGCGATGGGTTTGAAGTTTCTTTATTCTCACAGGCATTTTAATGTCCAGACTACCCACAGCCATCTATAGattagtgcaatccctatcaagtttctgatggtatttgtttttcagaattagaaaaacaatgctaaaatttatATTCCCACAGGCAATCTCGCTGCCAATGATCTGTCCACTTCTCGAACAGTCAGACTACAGAAGGTTCTTCACAGCTATGTGCCTCAAGATATCAGGGATAGGAATCGAGTTCGAGTCACCTCATGGGATGGCAGGAAGTGGGGAGAACTGGAGGGGGACACCTATGACCGGGTAAGTGATTCCTGACCTGAGACATCGAGCTAGTCGAATCTGGCCTTCCCATCTCAGCTGCAGACCCTGAGTGAGTAAGATCCAGCCCTCCATATTTGGGGATGTAGGGCCATTTCTGGACCTCGCCAGCTCTCCGTGGGTGATTGAGAGAACACAGCCTTCTTCACAGTCATCAGTAGTGTCTTCATTGGAGACAATTAACAGGAAAGAGTTTGAACCTGACTGAGTGGGAAAAGGGTTATTTCTCAAGTAAAATTCACAGCTCTCTTCcatagatgaattttttttttttggaaacataattataggactttttcttttgttttaatttttgtttttgtctcttgtgCCTAGCACAGAGTATAGGCTCttagtaaatgaatggatgattttatatttcttactttaaaacTTTCCATATTGGATATGATGTTTCagcataaaataattttgaatcctGATCCTGTTATTCAGTATATTAGCTACCTTCTGGGCATTGTATCATTTTGTAAATTGGATATTTCATTCAAATAGCCAAGGACAGAGTCCTAAACcatgaagggcacctggctggctcagtcagtagagcatacaactctctaatgttgttttttttttttttttaatttatttttgagacagagagagcaggagcatgagaggggcagagagagagggagacatagaatctgaaacaggctccaggctctgtgctgacagcacagagcccaacacggggctcgaactcacgaactgtgagatcatgacttgagccgaagtcagatgcttaagcaactgagccacccaggcaccccaagagcatgcaactcttgatctcagggttgtaggtatgagccccatgttggatgtagttATTacttaaaatctctaaaaaaaggGAAAGCCTTCCTTCTAGGTTGATATCAATTATTTAATTATGGTTACTTAGGTATTGGCTTTGGTTTTTTGACTAGCCATGAGTATACCTAAATATACTCTTTTCCCACTCATTATTTCCCAGTTGTCTACCAGGTTAAAGTGAGAAGCTTTGTCAGGTACTCTGCAATGgaaggatgggcagagggagcacTGAGTGAAACCTCTCAGGGCAAGGGCCTAAGGGAGAGGAGCCAGTAAGGAGCTCTAACACAGTACCCTTTAACACTTGTGGGTAGGTGCTGGTGGATGTGCCCTGTACCACAGACCGCCACTCCCTTCATGAGGAGGAGAACAACATCTTTCAGCGGTCGAGGAAGAAGGAGCGGCAGATGTTGCCTATGCTTCAGATGCAGCTGCTCGCGTGAGTAACAGATTTACAAAAACTGAGGACTTTGTGCCACAGTGCTCCAGGGGACCAGTCACTTGGGGAACTGCGAGCTCTTGCCAACACCATCACCCACAGAAGGGTCTTCTGATTGAGGAACTTCCAGATATGATAGGATGGCCTTTCTCTGGAACACACAAACCCTATGTGGTAGGACACACATAGCAGGGTGGGCGTCACAGATTCATTTACGTTATCTTACCTCCACGCTAGTCTCAGTCCCAGTGAGTGGCACAAGTTTGAAAGCTTGAAAAAAGTTACTGAAGTCAAGGTAGGGCTGGTAAGGATTCAGTGCACAGCTAGCACCAGGGTTTGGCCCATAACCAGAGTCAGAGTTCAGGGGATTGCTTCCAGAGGAGAGCCCATGGAGTAAGGTTGGGTTGCTGCTCTCTTTCGAGAACGACTTTTCTGGTGGTATCTTTGGGGGAGAGACTTCAGAAGCTAACACAGCTGCGTAGCCCACAGTAGACTCCACTGTGCATGCTTCTAGCTCCTCCTGTTGTCCTTCTGCTTCTGGGAAGCTCAGTAGtcactgattttctctctttctggtttCAGGGCTGGACTCCTTGCCACCAAACCAGGAGGCCACGTTGTCTATTCCACCTGCTCACTCTCGCATTTACAGAATGAGTATGTGGTGCAAGGCACCATCGAGTTCCTGGCCAATCAATACAGCATCAAGGTTCAGGTGGAAGACCTGAGTCACTTCCGAAAGCTTTTCAtggacacattttctttcttcccatcctgCCAGGTTGGGGAACTGGTAATCCCAAACCTCTTGGCCAATTTTGGGCCTATGTACTTTTGCAAAATGTGTAGGCTGACATAGCATCACCCGGTTCCCAAAGTCCTGGGGTAGGAAGGTAAAGGGTATACTTCCATAGAGGCACCAGAAACCAAGACCAGTGGCAAAGATGCACTCTGGGTCCTATCTCCATCATGTTGAAGTCTTTGTGTAGACAATTCTCAGCATTAGAAAGTAGGAGTTTTTCTGTCCTACTGTCCAATTATGGAGCATCAGCAGGTTTCTCACTCACTTATTGTACCCCCTTCCCCCATTTCTAAGCCTGTGCTAAAGGTTCCTGCCCGATTAGGGGCTTAGGAGGAAGAGGAGCCAGTGAGCAGGCCCACACTTTAAGCTGTAAACTTGGGGAGAAGCATTTAGCCAATAAAATTATTGAAGTTCCATAGAGCTGGGGCTGTAGTTGGGGCCTCATGTCAGTCCAAGTACTGTTAGTTCCATTTTTACCAGCTGCTGCTACTGAGCACTAGCTCCTAGGGGTCCAAAGCCCAGGAACTCAGCCTGGTTACAGACCTCTGGTTACAGAGCACCTCTCCCATTTGAAGTGAGTTCTGTGTGATCAGTCTTCAGCAGCCAATGGGCCCAAACAAGCCTCCCTAATTTCTTCAGATGGCCCATGATCTAATTTAAGGAACAAGCAACTAAAAACGTTAAGCCAATGCATGATAATCTGCTTACTTATACCGAGAAAGCTCTCCCGAGCTGCACAATGGAAGCCACTCCTCCTGCTGTCCACAGCACTGCTGCCCAAGGTGGCTGGGGAAGCTGCTTCTGCCACAGGGCTGTGCTCCTCTTCTGTGTGTTTCTCCCATTGTTCATTCATCTAGCAAGTGTTCCTTGAGCTCCTGTGTGACAGCTCAGCCAGGGAGCTGTTGGAGGTGTAGCAGTTGGGACTGTGGGAGGTGAGACCTCCTCATCCTTCTTCATGCAGCTCTCCTTTTGCTTTCTGAGCACCTCAGCAGCTCCTAGTATCTTCTTCtgttatgtttttggttttgtttttcttgttcctgGTCTGTGGCCAAGCTCTGGTTTCCATTGTTCGGCCCACCCCCAAATCCCTGAGCTCTTCCCCAGTGTCACAGGGCCTCATCTTCCAGAGTGTATGAAGTTTGGGTCGATATTACATCACTGCTGTCTGCATGCTAGTTATGTTGTTTTTGTAACTTTAACGTAAAGAAGGTAATCCTTTAATGGCATGGATATTAAAAATTGCTTGGTCACTTGCAAAATAttgctgtttttaattaaaatttttttttcctgaaaaactgGTTCTTGTGCAGAAAAGGGAGCATAATTTCAGAATACTTATGTTCCTGGTCCTTCCCACTTTCGTtatccctcttcttcctctttttgtcactcattttgttctttatgcCTTTCCTGCTAATTCTTGTTTGGGTATTAGAGGTGTCAGCTGAGAAGGATTTTAGATAAGGTTAAGCCCTCTCTTTTCTTGGGATTTGCATTGTAACTGAGGGCCCTGGAAGATCTTCCAGACTCAAAATCAAGTGAAGCTAGGAAGACGGAGCTCGAGGGAGTAGGACCTTAATTAGTCTCCATATATGGTATGTGGTCCCTGTCTGCTGTTTACTCTGCACTCAGTATTGGCTGAGCCTGGGAGGCCTCAGGTGCCTAGGCTTCTGCCCTGCCTCCTGGGTATCCAGCCTGGTGCTAACTAAATGCTAAGCAGTGATAATTCAAGAAGAGAGGGTCTCTTGCTCCGGGAGTCCCAATCAAATTGATGATAGACTGACCCAAATAGAAAAAGCAGAGAACTACTTTGGAAAAAAGTTTGATTATCTCCTATAATTGAATATTTACTTGCCCTCCAGCCCAGTTATCTCAATACTAGGATAAATCAAGAGAAACTCATACATGAATAGTAGCAGACTTGtataagaatgtttatagcaatcccaaaaggaaacccaaatGCCCATGAGCAATggagtggaaaaataaattagaatattcacacaatggaatattatatggcTGTCAAAACATGAACCACAGTGACACATAACAATATGAACGAatctttacaataaaatattaaatgaaaatgtttagtcCCAAAAGATTAAATGTAGCAtcatgccctttttaaaaaaaagaaaactgaggggcTTCAGTTTGATTTAGTTGattcggtcagttgagcatctgacttgattttggctcaggtcatgatcccagggttgtgggatcgagctctgcatcaggctccgtgctgagggtggagtctgcttgggattctttctctccccctctgtccctctctctggctcgtgttctctctcttcctctttcaaaaataaaattaaaaaattaaaaataaatttaaaaacttataaaaatttgttataatttacatacaatataaTTGATCAATTTTCAATGTACTATTTAATGAATTTTGATAATCATATAATataatcaccatcaccatcaaaatagagaaaataattctatCTTCTAAAAAGTTTGCTTGTGCTCCTTTGCACTCaatcccctcccccttccttggCCCCAGGAAATCACTGATCTGCTTTTGTCACTATCTGCAAAACATatagttttgcctattctagaatTTCCAATGTGGCATTTAAATGCTGAAGCTCCCCTGATGATTCCCAGGGTCACTTTCTTTACTGATGGTTTACAATTGGCCTAACTGGTTACATGTATCTGGCTTGATTACATGGCCAGAGTAGTATAAAAACCCTTCCTGTGAACTTCTCATTTGAGCTCTCCCAAAGGCAAGGTTCCTTACACAGATCATGGTGATTCAAACATCCTTGTTAGTACTTGGTATTATAAGTTTTAAACTGTATTCTAGTGGATTTGTCtgagtatctcattgtggttttaatttgcatctctccCATGTTATTAGAGTTAAATACGACTAagaatttaagaacatttttaaagaacatatatacaataaaactATGTAAAAAGAAGTACAGAATGGTTCTCTGTTTCATCATTCAAGATAATGATTCCCACAGGTAAGGTGGATACGATAGAGCTGGAGGGACCATATAGTTCCATTATTGTCAACTAAATTGGTTAAAAGCTATGCATAAAAGTgttgtgtggggcacctgggtggctcagtcggttaagtgtccaacttcagctcaggtcatgatcttgcagtccgtgagttcaagcctcgtgtcaggctctgtgctgacagctcggagcccagagcttgcttcagattctccctatctctctgcccctaccctgctcatactctgtctctctctctctcaaaataaataaatgttaaaaaaaagtgtgttgtacatgataaaaatgataaaagcagTCATGCAAAAGGATTATGATTAATCCAATGTTGTGCACAAGATGGCCAAAAATAGGAGGGGGTACAGAACCAAGCTCGCAAACTATAAGAGTGCCAAATGTGACTTGATATGGGTTGTGGGAGATATCTAGAGACCAAGAAGCTTAGTGATGTTGCCTCAGTCTTGCTTGTGAGTTCTTTCTGTGTGACATAAAACAGCCCATCCTTGTCAGGGGGCCATAAATGTTGGGGCAGCCGTAGGTTACATTAGAGAGATAGCTTGGGTCTGTGGTTTTCAGCTTGTTGGGGGCAGGGGTCATAAATCTATCTGAGAGACTGGTAAAAACTTTGGCATTCTCAGGGGAAACACACATTTTGCA belongs to Panthera tigris isolate Pti1 chromosome C1, P.tigris_Pti1_mat1.1, whole genome shotgun sequence and includes:
- the NSUN4 gene encoding 5-methylcytosine rRNA methyltransferase NSUN4 isoform X5 yields the protein MTYSVQFGDLWPSIRVSLLSEQKYGALVNNFAAWDHVSGKLEKLSARDFVNDSISHGELEPESGQTATPSLASGTCSPNLRCFTFARGDVSRFPPARLGSLGVMDYYLMDAASLLPVLALGLQSGDTVLDLCAAPGGKTLALLQTGCCRNLAANDLSTSRTVRLQKVLHSYVPQDIRDRNRVRVTSWDGRKWGELEGDTYDRVLVDVPCTTDRHSLHEEENNIFQRSRKKERQMLPMLQMQLLAAGLLATKPGGHVVYSTCSLSHLQNEYVVQGTIEFLANQYSIKVQVEDLSHFRKLFMDTFSFFPSCQVGELVIPNLLANFGPMYFCKMCRLT